TGACACATTTCTTTGATATTTTTTGTTCTAGAGTGGCATGTGATTACAGTGGCATTTCTTGCAAGCATCAGGTGATACAGAGGTTTTCCTACCAAATTACTTCTGTTAATTATGATGACTGTCTTTCCCTCAACTCCAATTCCGTGAAAATCTAACATCTCCATTACTCCTGATGGAGTACATGCAACAAGTGCTGCCTTTTGCATTGCAAGCAAACCTGAGTTGTGTGGTGTTAAACCGTCCACATCTTTGATTGGCAATATTCTTGTAATTGTTGCAAATTCATCTAATTGTTTTGGCAATGGCAATTGAATCAAAATGCCGTGTACTTTTGGGTCTGCATTTAAATTGTCAATTAATTCATCAATCTCTTTTTGGGTGGTTGTTTGTGGTAACCTCTTGTCTTTTGTTGTTATTCCTACTTCTTCACAATCCCTGTGTTTGAATTTTACATAACTTGCAGAAGCTGGATTATCTCCAACTAACACTGTTGCAAGACATGGTGTAATTCCTTGAGATTTTAATTGCTCTACAGCTCCTTTTACTCTGTCTTTTACTGATTGGGCAATTATCTTCCCATCTATCTTGGTACCTACCATGACAAACATCTGGCATGTAGATATTTAATTCTTGGAAAATCTTGAAAAGAAATTTAACCGCAAGCCTTCAATTCTATTCATGTTTGTAATGATTGCGGACATTAAACTCAAGGAAGGAGCTGAAGAAGACTTTAAAAAATGGTTTTCTGAATCAAACCAAGTTCTCTCAAAATTTCCTGGATTCAAATCTAGAAAATTACTAAAGGCAGTAGATGGTAGTTATAGGATTGTTGTAGAACATGAAAGCAAAGATACTTTCGTTAAAATGCATAATAGTCCTGAACATGAAAAACTTCATCCTCAAGGGCATTCGTTTATGAGTGAACCTCCTCAAAGAAAAACATATGATGTAGCTGCTGAATGAATTGAAACTGGATTTTGATTTAACTTCTTATGTGGAAAAAATCAAAAACAGCAATTCTTATTTTTACACTTTTATCAATCGAAAAAGTTTGGCAGTTGGCATATTGGTTTTGCAACCCGGAGAAGAAGATACTCAAACCCCTCATGAAAGTGATGAAGTTTATTATATCCTATCTGGTGATGGTTTTTTAAAAATTAAAGATAAAGATTACAGAGTTTCAAAAGATAAATTATTTTTTGTTGCAAAAGACATAGAACATTGTTTTCACAGTAATACAAAAGAATTGAAAGTTTTGTATTTTTTTGGAGGTCCTGATTCTTAGGAAATTATTGTTCTTCTGCCTGAAATTTTGATTCTCTTTTCTGCAAATAATTTTACAGCTTCTGGATATGCCTTGTGTTCTTTTGATAAAATTCTTTTTGCCAAAGTCTCTGCAGTGTCATCATTTTTGACTTGAACTATTTTTTGTAAAATAATCGGGCCTGTATCGACTCCTGAATCAACAAAATGCACCGTACATCCAGAAAATTTTGCTCCATACTCAAATGCTTGTTTTTGCGCATCTAATCCTGGAAATGATGGCAATAATGCGGGATGAATATTGATGATTTTGTTTTTGTATTTTTTTACAAACTCCGGACTAATAATTCTCATAAATCCTGCAAGACATACAAGCCCTTTTTCTGGAGTTACGCCGTTTTTAGAAAGAACTGAAACGATTTTTTTATCATAATCCCATCTATTCCCTTTGAATCCTTTACTTTCAATAACTTCGGTTTTAACCCCGAGCTTTTGTGCAATTTTGATTCCTTTGGCGTCTTGTCTATTTGAAATAACAATTGCTGGATTTACTGGAATTTTCCCTCTCTTGATTGATTTTAGAATAGATTCCATGTTGCTCCCGCGACCCGAAATTAAAATTCCTAGATTTAGCAACTAGTCAATAGTAGATCAAACCTGCAATTTATATCAAATCTCGATTTCATGTCCTTTATTGCCTAGGAAAGTCAGAATGACAAAAAATGGCATCTTGTGTGAGGTCAATGGTACACGAGTTCTTTTAGATCCAAAAAATGCTGATGTGTCTGCAATAAATTTTGTTTCTCATGCTCATTCTGATCATCTTCCATCAAAAAATGGTGGAACAATTCTTGCATCTGTTGAGACAAATGAAATCGCAAATCTCCGGGGTTTTAAAATGCAAAATTACACTCAAAATATTGATGATTTTTCTCTACATGACAGTGGTCATATTCTGGGAGCACGTGGGTTGCTTTTTGACGATATTTTCTACACTGGTGATATTTGTACCCGTGATAGGGGATTTTTAAAAGGTGCAAAAATCCCCAAATGTAAAACATTGATAACTGAATGTACTTTTGGATTACCCGAATTTGCTTTTCCAAAAATTGACGTTATCCAAAAACAAGTTAATGAGTTAATCTCAGAACTTTATGGAAAAGGCATTCCTGTTATTTTAATGGGATATCAATTAGGAAAAGCACAAACAATTACTCAACTGTTTGGGCATTGGGGTCCTCTTTATTTTCATGATTCTGTAAAACAAATGAATTCACTACATCAAAAATTTGGAGTTCCTCTAAATGATGGAATGGGACATTCCGAGGCTCAAAAAAATGGTTTACTTGATAAGAAACCCTGGGTGATGATTGCACCAATGATGTCCTCTAAGAACAGCTTTCTAAAAGAGATGAAATCAAAATATGGTGCAGTAACAATTGGATTTAGTGGATGGGCACAATCAAGTAGATTTCCTTTTGGTCGAAGAACTGATTATTCTATTCCTATGAGTGATCATTGTGATTTTAATGAATTAATTGAACTGGTTATACAATCTGGTGCTGAGCAAGTTTATACTATCCATGGTTTTGTCGAAGAATTTTCTACTCACTTGAGAAAGATTGGAATTGCTGCTCAACCTTTACGTGAAGACTCTCTAGATGACTTTACTTAGGAACTTTCCACATTCACAATCTGCTACAAGACAAGTTTCTGAATTTCTAATATGATCGTGTGAAAAATGTTTACACTTTTCATTTTTACAAATTCTTCGTTCTGCCTCACGTTTTACAACTGCTTGTGCAATTGAATTTGCTTTTTCTTTAGAATATCCCTTTTTGTCTATATAGTAGTGAACTATTCTATTGTAAAGTAAATCTGGATTGAACTGTTTTTCTAACAACTATTTTCCACCCTGTGAAGGGATATAGTGTAAGGTAATAGTTGAACAAATTTTTGGAATTTTTCTGATTTTATTTGTGATGACGTCATCTAATGACTCCTTTGAGTCTGATTCTACTTTACAGAAAACATCATAAATTCCATAAGTTCCTCTGACTTCTTTGGTTTCTGGAATACTCATAATCTCTTTGATTATGCTCTCTTCTGAACCAAGGTCACACTGAATCAGGATGTATGCAATTTCCATGTCAACCTCTGACACTTCCTCTTCTATATTTTGATCCCTCATTACATCCACATCTACACGATGGATCATCACATTTACTATGATATCTTTTTGACATATTTCCAATACGCGATTATCTTATTTCAAACCCCCTTGTTTTTTACTTTGAATTTGTTTAATTTTGAGACTAAATTTTTATGAATTTTGATAAATCTTCCAGATTTTTTGATATGCTTTCAGTCCGTGTTTAAGTATGACCTTTTCTGAACTGCCTA
Above is a window of Nitrosopumilus sp. K4 DNA encoding:
- a CDS encoding bifunctional 5,10-methylenetetrahydrofolate dehydrogenase/5,10-methenyltetrahydrofolate cyclohydrolase, coding for MVGTKIDGKIIAQSVKDRVKGAVEQLKSQGITPCLATVLVGDNPASASYVKFKHRDCEEVGITTKDKRLPQTTTQKEIDELIDNLNADPKVHGILIQLPLPKQLDEFATITRILPIKDVDGLTPHNSGLLAMQKAALVACTPSGVMEMLDFHGIGVEGKTVIIINRSNLVGKPLYHLMLARNATVITCHSRTKNIKEMCQIGDIIVSAVGNRERFELTPDMIKEGAVVIDVATSQVDGKLVGDTDYDKIIQKASFASPVPGGVGPMTRAMLLKNTITACSLASQIGR
- a CDS encoding antibiotic biosynthesis monooxygenase, translated to MFVMIADIKLKEGAEEDFKKWFSESNQVLSKFPGFKSRKLLKAVDGSYRIVVEHESKDTFVKMHNSPEHEKLHPQGHSFMSEPPQRKTYDVAAE
- a CDS encoding cupin domain-containing protein — protein: MKLDFDLTSYVEKIKNSNSYFYTFINRKSLAVGILVLQPGEEDTQTPHESDEVYYILSGDGFLKIKDKDYRVSKDKLFFVAKDIEHCFHSNTKELKVLYFFGGPDS
- the purN gene encoding phosphoribosylglycinamide formyltransferase; amino-acid sequence: MESILKSIKRGKIPVNPAIVISNRQDAKGIKIAQKLGVKTEVIESKGFKGNRWDYDKKIVSVLSKNGVTPEKGLVCLAGFMRIISPEFVKKYKNKIINIHPALLPSFPGLDAQKQAFEYGAKFSGCTVHFVDSGVDTGPIILQKIVQVKNDDTAETLAKRILSKEHKAYPEAVKLFAEKRIKISGRRTIIS
- a CDS encoding exonuclease; this encodes MTKNGILCEVNGTRVLLDPKNADVSAINFVSHAHSDHLPSKNGGTILASVETNEIANLRGFKMQNYTQNIDDFSLHDSGHILGARGLLFDDIFYTGDICTRDRGFLKGAKIPKCKTLITECTFGLPEFAFPKIDVIQKQVNELISELYGKGIPVILMGYQLGKAQTITQLFGHWGPLYFHDSVKQMNSLHQKFGVPLNDGMGHSEAQKNGLLDKKPWVMIAPMMSSKNSFLKEMKSKYGAVTIGFSGWAQSSRFPFGRRTDYSIPMSDHCDFNELIELVIQSGAEQVYTIHGFVEEFSTHLRKIGIAAQPLREDSLDDFT
- a CDS encoding Lrp/AsnC ligand binding domain-containing protein, with the translated sequence MEICQKDIIVNVMIHRVDVDVMRDQNIEEEVSEVDMEIAYILIQCDLGSEESIIKEIMSIPETKEVRGTYGIYDVFCKVESDSKESLDDVITNKIRKIPKICSTITLHYIPSQGGK